One region of Eupeodes corollae chromosome 1, idEupCoro1.1, whole genome shotgun sequence genomic DNA includes:
- the LOC129938878 gene encoding GATA zinc finger domain-containing protein 10, with protein sequence MSTISVLNDLRSYSRHWLTEFIEIYRKEECLWKAKHPDYSNHAVRNNAYDKLVEKLKEVEPNPDRAMVVRKINSLRSAFRREFRKTLSKENYETRLWYFDKLMFIADQNPKRLCGGVQKRELKINFEDDSMEYDQEDDAGVGKNELMDGTELLEEVTGNQIKTENNLSNSIPLQTAQLHQHQHQHQQQQQHQQTQHQPTAVKVLEITTLDSNSQREIQQAVNSLEHHQQMQQQIQNAQAQQTQVTQIHHQQVPTIQISREHLPTLFNSTTAYENPRQNDEFDAIGINVASKLRVMNPTQRIIAEKLISDVLFNGQLDQLHISTSLAH encoded by the exons ATGTCTACCATAAGTGTATTGAATGATTTGCGAAGCTATTCTCGACACTGGCTCACAGAGTTTATTGAAATATATCGCAAGGAAGAATGTTTGTGGAAGGCCAAACATCCAGACTACAGCAATCATGCTGTACGAAATAATGCCTACGATAAGCTTGTGGAGAAGTTAAAAGAGGTCGAACCGAATCCGGACAGAGCTATGGTGGTGCGGAAAATAAACTCACTTCGTTCGGCCTTCAGGCGGGAATTCCGAAAAACCCTGTCCAAAGAAAATTACGAGACACGTTTGTGGTACTTTGATAAATTGATGTTTATCGCTGACCAGAATCCAAAGCGTTTGTGTGGTGGAGTACAAAAGCGGGAACTAAAGATCAATTTTGAAGATGATAGTATGGAATACGATCAGGAAGACGATGCGGGGGTGGGCAAAAATGAATTAATGGATGGCACTGAATTGCTTGAAGAAGTTACAGGCAATCAAATTAAAACAGAGAACAACCTCAGCAACTCGATTCCCCTTCAGACCGCACAActtcatcaacatcaacatcagcaccaacagcaacagcaacaccaGCAGACCCAACACCAACCGACCGCAGTGAAGGTGCTCGAGATTACTACACTTGATTCGAATTCACAGAGAGAAATACAGCAG gccGTCAATTCTTTGGAACATCATCaacaaatgcaacaacaaattcaaaatgctcAAGCCCAGCAAACGCAAGTTACACAGATTCATCATCAGCAAGTCCCCACCATACAAATATCTCGAGAACATCTTCCAACATTATTCAACTCGACGACTGCCTACGAAAATCCACGACAAAATGATGAATTTGATGCAATTGGCATAAATGTTGCAAGTAAATTGCGTGTAATGAATCCCACGCAGAGAATTATTGCTGAAAAATTGATCAGTGACGTACTTTTTAACGGCCAACTAGACCAATTACATATTTCGACCAGTTTAGCACACTAA